One Gloeothece verrucosa PCC 7822 DNA window includes the following coding sequences:
- the tnpA gene encoding IS200/IS605 family transposase has product MTRNFTQLYVHCVWATWDRLPLMTPDIQEIIYNAIARQCKQLNCQVIAVGGIADHIHLLTNFPTTITLSKLIGEAKGSSSHLITHEIKPNEFFKWQGGYGVFTVSHSNIDQVANYIRNQPQHHQQKQLISDWEI; this is encoded by the coding sequence ATGACTAGAAATTTTACGCAATTATACGTACATTGCGTATGGGCAACATGGGATAGATTACCCCTAATGACCCCCGATATTCAAGAAATTATATATAATGCTATCGCCCGACAATGTAAGCAACTAAACTGTCAAGTTATCGCCGTAGGCGGCATAGCAGATCATATACATTTGCTTACAAACTTTCCCACAACAATAACCCTATCTAAACTCATTGGAGAAGCAAAAGGAAGTTCTTCCCATCTCATCACCCATGAAATCAAACCCAATGAATTCTTTAAATGGCAAGGAGGATATGGAGTTTTCACCGTCAGTCACAGCAACATAGATCAAGTAGCTAACTACATCCGTAACCAACCCCAACATCATCAACAAAAACAACTCATTTCTGACTGGGAAATTTAA
- a CDS encoding protein kinase family protein encodes MTIKLFSDLEWPLPKKFQSPKKGEIIINNDSKDQYIIGKRINNGNFGNVYECWDEWGNELVAKVLKPNNQTYKKVREDWEKELNKLITLRHPNITYIYDCFEYRNTFYLILERCHRTFKEMIEIYKYENDFLDYLFPYIARDILQAIHFIHQVGYVHKDLHLGNVFVHLVKDKLLPDNTPVWIFKIGDLGISNLEADIDIFNTTLAAWMLPPEYLDPQEYAIKDNGEYRLTKQIDIYHTGLLLLSVLLGYTPPFTEQEILQGSPRQMAENLPLPYGQAIAKALRRHVEFRTQTALKFWQDIKAAIPST; translated from the coding sequence ATGACAATCAAGTTGTTTAGCGATCTAGAATGGCCATTACCTAAAAAATTTCAGTCACCTAAAAAGGGTGAAATCATTATAAATAATGACTCTAAAGATCAATATATAATTGGTAAGCGTATAAATAACGGAAATTTTGGAAATGTATATGAATGTTGGGATGAGTGGGGAAATGAGCTTGTAGCAAAAGTTCTGAAACCCAATAATCAAACTTATAAAAAAGTTCGAGAAGATTGGGAAAAAGAACTAAATAAATTAATAACTCTTCGTCATCCAAATATTACTTATATTTATGATTGCTTTGAATACAGAAATACTTTTTATTTAATTCTTGAGCGTTGTCATCGTACCTTTAAAGAAATGATTGAGATTTACAAATATGAAAATGATTTTTTAGATTATTTATTTCCTTATATTGCAAGAGACATATTACAAGCAATCCATTTTATTCATCAAGTTGGTTATGTTCACAAAGATTTACATTTAGGTAATGTATTTGTCCATTTAGTTAAAGACAAACTGTTACCTGATAATACTCCTGTTTGGATTTTTAAAATAGGAGATTTAGGAATTAGTAACTTAGAAGCTGATATCGATATTTTTAATACAACATTAGCTGCGTGGATGCTTCCACCAGAATATTTAGACCCTCAAGAGTATGCCATTAAAGATAATGGTGAATACCGTCTTACCAAACAGATTGATATTTACCATACAGGACTTTTGTTGCTGAGTGTACTTTTAGGTTATACACCTCCATTTACTGAGCAAGAAATTCTTCAGGGATCACCTCGTCAAATGGCAGAAAATCTTCCTCTACCCTATGGACAAGCGATAGCAAAAGCATTACGTAGGCACGTTGAATTTAGAACTCAAACAGCACTAAAATTTTGGCAAGATATAAAGGCCGCAATTCCATCAACCTGA
- a CDS encoding Panacea domain-containing protein, translating to MPSCYKIAQFFIRYAHEAGSLLTNLKLQKLVYYAQAWHLAIHGSPLFEEDFEAWVHGPVIPELYQKYKQYKWNPISEDVDKPVLSEELEEFLEEVIDVYFSYDAYELERMTHCEAPWIEARGAIPIDEPSNAIITKESMKTYYATRAELEEEVKN from the coding sequence ATGCCAAGTTGCTATAAAATAGCACAATTTTTTATTCGTTATGCTCATGAAGCAGGCTCACTTCTGACTAATCTTAAGCTACAAAAGTTAGTTTACTATGCTCAAGCTTGGCATTTAGCTATTCATGGTAGTCCTTTATTTGAAGAAGATTTTGAAGCTTGGGTACACGGACCAGTCATTCCTGAACTTTATCAAAAATATAAACAATATAAATGGAATCCTATTAGTGAAGACGTTGATAAACCCGTCTTATCTGAGGAATTAGAAGAGTTTCTTGAAGAAGTTATTGATGTATATTTTTCTTATGATGCCTATGAATTAGAACGAATGACTCACTGTGAAGCTCCTTGGATTGAAGCTAGAGGAGCAATTCCTATTGATGAGCCTTCTAATGCCATAATTACAAAGGAATCTATGAAAACCTATTACGCAACTCGTGCCGAACTCGAAGAAGAAGTCAAAAATTAA
- a CDS encoding DUF6816 family protein translates to MKFFLAIILTIFFLISHPIPSQAASLKERLLQYPQWTTKPTLKEAKEDLIYPDWMEGTWKVSSILVDQIAPLAPEIVTPGFENSRQYINQPIEFEVRFQKNHTYHNYKSFLPKIANKKASIVADREFNSLNIAKAYLGGQGVLKVKVDPNNPNRQIIFLPENRQIIYSITKRDSQTPTPHQFISSELTQQMFRSESSIYLNEVETTTAYQLLESGDIKAQQVTAIYLSPKDPQYFQAARSPVSLYHYELQLAKIASP, encoded by the coding sequence ATGAAATTTTTTCTAGCAATAATATTAACAATCTTTTTCCTAATCAGTCATCCTATCCCAAGCCAAGCCGCCAGCTTAAAGGAACGCTTGCTTCAATATCCCCAATGGACAACTAAACCCACCCTAAAAGAAGCCAAAGAAGATTTAATTTATCCTGACTGGATGGAGGGAACCTGGAAAGTTAGCAGTATATTAGTGGATCAAATTGCCCCATTAGCCCCAGAAATTGTGACACCCGGATTTGAAAATAGCCGCCAATATATAAATCAACCCATTGAGTTTGAGGTACGTTTTCAAAAAAATCATACTTATCATAATTATAAGTCATTCTTACCAAAAATTGCGAACAAAAAAGCTTCCATCGTCGCTGATCGAGAATTTAACTCATTAAATATAGCCAAAGCCTACTTAGGAGGGCAAGGAGTGTTAAAAGTTAAAGTCGATCCCAACAATCCCAATCGTCAAATCATCTTTTTACCCGAAAACCGCCAGATTATTTATAGTATAACCAAACGAGACAGCCAAACCCCAACTCCCCATCAATTTATCAGCAGCGAACTGACTCAGCAGATGTTTCGCAGCGAAAGTAGTATTTACTTAAACGAAGTAGAAACAACTACCGCTTATCAATTACTCGAGTCAGGGGATATAAAAGCCCAACAAGTCACCGCCATCTATTTATCGCCAAAAGACCCCCAATATTTTCAAGCCGCCCGTTCTCCGGTCAGTTTGTATCACTATGAGTTACAACTCGCGAAAATCGCTTCCCCCTAG
- a CDS encoding aspartate kinase, with translation MALIVQKYGGTSVGSVERIQAVAQRVKKTVDSGNTVVVVVSAMGKTTDGLVSLAKEISPNPSRREMDMLLSTGEQVSIALMSMALQELGQPAISMTGAQVGIVTEAEHSRARILEIKPDRIEGHLNGGKVVVVAGFQGISNIDELEITTLGRGGSDTSAVALAAALKADVCEIYTDVPGILTTDPRLVPEAQLMAEITSDEMLELASLGAKVLHPRAVEIARNFGVPLVVRSSWSDHPGTRVISPMPKPRSLVGLEITRAVDAVECDPDQAKVALLRVPDRPGVAARLFSEIAHQKVDVDLIIQSIHEGNTNDIAFTVVSDVLTKAEAVAEAIAPVLRIHANSEEAEVLVEKQVAKIAIAGAGMIGRPGIAAKMFTTLAEAGVNIEMISTSEVKVSCVIAQEDADKAIQALCQAFEVNSSPVDTEKPVAENAPPVRGVALDRNQARVAIRHVLDRPGMAAKIFSLLAEKNISVDMIIQSQRCRIVEGQPRRDIAFTVAVGDALVAKAVLDKVAESLGYGEVIVDTDIAKVSIVGAGMVGQPGVAAKFFAALAQEKINIQMIATSEIKISCVVSKEEGEKALKVVHAAFELAGKERVEVPA, from the coding sequence ATGGCTCTAATTGTTCAAAAATATGGTGGTACCTCTGTCGGTTCAGTAGAACGTATACAAGCTGTTGCCCAACGAGTTAAAAAAACGGTTGATAGCGGCAATACAGTGGTGGTGGTTGTCTCGGCGATGGGCAAAACAACCGACGGTTTAGTCAGTTTAGCAAAAGAAATTTCCCCTAACCCCTCACGCCGGGAAATGGATATGCTTCTATCGACTGGGGAACAAGTGTCTATTGCCCTCATGAGTATGGCGTTGCAAGAGTTAGGACAACCCGCTATCTCAATGACCGGGGCCCAAGTGGGAATTGTTACCGAAGCTGAACACAGCCGCGCCCGCATTTTGGAAATTAAACCGGACCGTATAGAAGGCCACCTCAACGGGGGTAAAGTCGTCGTCGTAGCCGGTTTCCAAGGCATCAGCAATATCGATGAGTTAGAAATCACCACTCTGGGGCGAGGGGGTTCAGATACCTCTGCCGTCGCTTTAGCCGCCGCCCTCAAAGCTGATGTTTGCGAAATTTATACCGATGTTCCCGGCATCTTAACCACTGATCCTCGCCTGGTGCCAGAAGCCCAGTTAATGGCCGAAATTACCAGTGATGAGATGCTAGAATTAGCCAGCTTAGGGGCAAAAGTCTTACATCCAAGGGCCGTAGAAATTGCCCGTAATTTTGGCGTTCCCTTGGTGGTTCGTTCGAGTTGGAGTGATCACCCAGGCACCCGCGTTATTTCCCCGATGCCTAAACCCCGGTCTTTAGTGGGGTTAGAAATTACACGCGCCGTCGATGCCGTAGAATGTGACCCCGATCAGGCTAAAGTGGCTTTATTACGAGTGCCCGACCGCCCCGGTGTGGCAGCCCGTTTATTTAGCGAAATTGCCCATCAAAAAGTCGATGTAGACTTAATTATTCAGTCGATCCATGAAGGCAATACTAATGATATTGCTTTTACGGTGGTGAGTGATGTTCTCACCAAAGCCGAAGCTGTCGCCGAAGCCATCGCCCCCGTTTTACGCATCCATGCAAATAGTGAAGAAGCTGAAGTATTAGTGGAAAAACAAGTGGCTAAAATAGCGATTGCTGGCGCAGGAATGATCGGTCGTCCGGGGATTGCCGCCAAGATGTTTACCACCCTAGCCGAAGCCGGAGTCAATATTGAAATGATCTCCACTTCGGAAGTCAAAGTCAGTTGTGTGATCGCTCAAGAGGACGCAGATAAGGCAATTCAAGCCCTGTGTCAAGCCTTTGAGGTGAATAGTTCACCCGTCGATACTGAAAAACCGGTAGCTGAAAATGCTCCCCCTGTGCGCGGCGTGGCCTTAGACCGTAATCAGGCCCGGGTAGCCATTCGTCATGTTCTGGACCGTCCGGGGATGGCGGCGAAAATTTTTAGTCTCCTGGCCGAGAAAAATATTAGCGTAGACATGATTATTCAGTCTCAACGCTGTCGCATTGTGGAAGGACAACCTAGACGCGATATTGCTTTTACCGTAGCCGTTGGGGATGCCTTAGTGGCTAAAGCCGTATTAGATAAGGTGGCAGAAAGCCTCGGCTATGGTGAAGTGATAGTAGATACCGATATCGCTAAAGTTAGTATCGTCGGCGCGGGAATGGTGGGACAACCCGGGGTGGCGGCTAAGTTTTTTGCGGCTTTGGCCCAGGAAAAAATTAATATTCAGATGATTGCTACTTCGGAAATTAAAATTAGTTGTGTGGTGAGTAAAGAAGAAGGGGAAAAGGCCCTAAAAGTGGTTCATGCGGCCTTTGAGTTGGCGGGTAAGGAAAGAGTAGAAGTGCCCGCTTAA
- a CDS encoding bifunctional metallophosphatase/5'-nucleotidase encodes MVTTERCKKFTILHSNDMHGDFLAEVKSGEGNLIGGLSILSGYINKVRQEEPNTLFVISGDMLQGSMIDTEYKGLSTIEIMNYLAPNVVTLGNHELDYGFPHLLFLEKMANFPIVNANLYIKKYNKRLMNPYLILNVDGFDIMFIGIVTEEVLKALKLDTSIGTFVGLEDAAAEVGKICNAYKTEDIDLTILLTHIGFEEDKKLAAMLDPEWGVDIIIGGHSHTFLEQPEKVNNILITQAGVGTDQIGRFDIVVDDDTNSIVEWKWELLPVDKNLAEPDTDLENFINTFKEQVDRKYNRIITRLVRQLTHPRREIETELGNLITDVFAEQLAPDIVLIGSGSIRGTEMGPVVTLADLKKVYPYDGALYKVIVTGAQLKKVFSYIMRPENRRPGEGNCFQINQGIQAIYNDAEKKLESLTIKGNPVEDDAHYSLALQEYHYQNSVVSLSLTPEELTQFGEKKVLTTSAQNVLEEYLVAHQLLDRQIEGRLIYK; translated from the coding sequence ATGGTCACTACAGAGCGTTGTAAAAAGTTTACGATTTTGCATTCAAATGATATGCACGGAGACTTTTTGGCCGAGGTGAAAAGTGGAGAAGGAAATCTAATTGGTGGACTCTCCATTCTCTCAGGATATATTAATAAAGTGCGGCAAGAAGAGCCAAATACCCTGTTTGTCATTTCCGGTGATATGCTCCAAGGTTCGATGATTGATACCGAATACAAAGGGCTTTCAACCATAGAAATTATGAATTATTTAGCCCCTAATGTGGTGACTCTAGGAAACCACGAATTAGATTATGGCTTTCCTCATTTACTCTTCCTAGAAAAGATGGCTAACTTCCCCATCGTCAATGCTAATTTGTATATCAAAAAATACAATAAACGCTTGATGAATCCTTATTTAATCCTCAATGTTGACGGATTTGATATTATGTTCATCGGGATTGTAACCGAAGAAGTGCTTAAGGCATTAAAACTCGATACCAGTATTGGTACATTTGTTGGTCTGGAAGATGCCGCCGCCGAAGTGGGTAAAATTTGCAATGCCTACAAAACCGAAGACATTGACCTCACCATTCTTTTAACTCATATTGGCTTTGAAGAAGATAAAAAATTAGCCGCCATGCTAGACCCAGAATGGGGAGTAGATATTATTATTGGCGGACATTCCCATACTTTTTTAGAACAACCCGAAAAAGTGAACAATATTCTGATTACCCAGGCGGGAGTAGGGACAGATCAGATTGGACGTTTCGACATAGTAGTCGATGACGATACTAACAGTATTGTTGAATGGAAGTGGGAACTTCTTCCAGTAGATAAAAATTTGGCTGAACCCGACACTGATCTGGAAAATTTTATTAATACCTTCAAAGAACAGGTAGATCGCAAATATAATCGCATTATTACTCGATTAGTGCGCCAACTCACCCATCCCAGACGTGAAATCGAAACCGAATTAGGCAATTTAATTACTGATGTCTTTGCCGAACAATTGGCACCGGATATCGTATTGATAGGTAGTGGTTCAATTCGGGGAACCGAAATGGGACCTGTAGTTACCTTGGCTGATCTCAAAAAAGTTTACCCCTATGACGGCGCTCTTTATAAAGTTATCGTGACTGGGGCACAACTGAAGAAGGTCTTTAGTTATATTATGAGACCAGAAAACCGACGACCCGGTGAAGGGAATTGTTTCCAAATTAACCAAGGAATCCAGGCAATTTACAACGATGCTGAGAAAAAGCTTGAATCTTTGACAATTAAGGGTAATCCTGTGGAAGATGATGCTCACTATAGCCTTGCTTTGCAGGAATATCATTACCAAAATTCAGTGGTTAGTCTAAGCTTAACTCCTGAAGAATTAACCCAATTCGGTGAAAAGAAAGTCCTGACAACATCGGCTCAGAATGTCCTAGAAGAATACTTAGTTGCTCATCAGCTTCTTGATCGTCAAATCGAAGGACGATTGATTTACAAATAA
- a CDS encoding nucleoside hydrolase, whose amino-acid sequence MKKLIVSCLAIILSLLVAVFPASAKNNSSQNKLIHSPTGKGVNQLVASASGGRTPLIFDDDGSQDGMTALSYLLANPKFDIKAITLCQGIADPATFVGNFERMLGRLGVSTDIPLGIGRSEALSGHNTYPQFIRDGAVTFWSPFVKLPETAPTYKTKPAAKLIVETIKKSPEPVTILATGSLTNIAEALRLDPGIIKNISVIEIMGGSVYLPGNLGVVPEPPFSTNKVAEFNIWVDPVAAQEVFKAGEKGLKIQLTPLDATHEISFSREDQQAWLATKTPESEMAAEFLDFALTVIQSGNDPNPVWDLVAAINLAEPNFSPETPLHLEVDTKTAPGENQGQTYVVPNAPPNIYVSLKPSFDNLSFKAGELFSSL is encoded by the coding sequence ATGAAAAAACTAATCGTTTCTTGTTTGGCAATCATTCTGTCCCTGTTGGTTGCGGTTTTCCCGGCCAGTGCCAAGAACAATTCCTCCCAAAACAAATTAATTCACTCTCCGACTGGGAAGGGTGTTAACCAATTGGTAGCCAGTGCTTCGGGAGGCCGTACACCTCTAATTTTTGATGATGATGGCAGCCAAGATGGTATGACCGCCTTAAGTTATCTTTTAGCCAATCCTAAATTTGACATCAAAGCCATTACCCTCTGTCAAGGTATTGCCGATCCTGCCACTTTTGTCGGCAATTTTGAGCGGATGCTAGGACGCTTAGGAGTCAGCACCGATATTCCTTTGGGTATTGGCCGGTCTGAAGCTTTATCCGGACACAATACTTATCCCCAATTCATCCGTGACGGAGCCGTTACTTTTTGGTCTCCTTTTGTCAAATTACCCGAAACCGCTCCCACTTATAAAACCAAACCAGCCGCCAAACTGATAGTTGAGACCATCAAAAAATCTCCCGAACCTGTCACTATCTTGGCAACCGGCTCATTAACCAATATTGCCGAAGCACTGCGACTCGATCCGGGCATTATTAAAAACATCTCCGTCATCGAAATTATGGGCGGTTCAGTGTATCTACCCGGTAATCTCGGCGTTGTGCCGGAGCCTCCTTTTTCTACTAATAAAGTGGCTGAGTTTAACATCTGGGTTGACCCTGTAGCGGCTCAAGAAGTCTTTAAAGCAGGAGAAAAAGGCTTAAAAATTCAGTTGACTCCCCTCGATGCTACCCATGAAATCTCCTTTTCCAGAGAAGATCAACAAGCTTGGTTAGCAACAAAAACCCCCGAAAGTGAAATGGCTGCTGAATTTTTAGACTTTGCCTTAACCGTTATTCAAAGCGGCAATGACCCTAACCCGGTTTGGGATTTAGTAGCGGCTATCAATCTCGCTGAACCCAACTTTTCCCCCGAAACACCTCTGCACTTAGAAGTAGATACTAAGACAGCCCCCGGCGAAAACCAAGGGCAAACTTATGTTGTGCCTAATGCGCCGCCGAATATTTATGTTTCTCTTAAGCCCAGTTTTGATAATTTATCCTTCAAAGCGGGTGAGCTTTTTTCCTCGTTATAA
- a CDS encoding aldo/keto reductase → MSEKLTLPLMGCGTWAWGNQLLWGYDPSIDSQLQEVFNYCVANGVTLFDTGDSYGTGKLSGRSESLLGQFSRNYAGANRENICIATKLAAYPWRLTRQSMIAACQASAQRLGKPVDLVQMHWSTANYAPWQEGALLNGLADLYTQGQVKGVGLSNYGPKRLKKVYQKFVERGVPILTLQVQYSLLSTYPVTELGLKQVCDELGITLIAYSPLGLGLLTGKYCEKGPLPKGIRGLLFKRLLPGIRPLLQCLQAVAQYRGKTLSQVALNWCICKGTIPIPGAKSLTQAQDNLGALGWRLSDGEMTELDRTAANLDRKMVQNIFQTR, encoded by the coding sequence ATGAGCGAAAAATTAACCCTTCCCCTCATGGGTTGCGGAACCTGGGCCTGGGGAAATCAGCTACTTTGGGGCTACGATCCCAGTATAGATAGTCAATTACAAGAAGTCTTTAACTACTGTGTGGCTAATGGTGTTACCCTCTTTGATACCGGTGACTCCTACGGAACCGGCAAACTCTCCGGCAGAAGCGAATCCCTTTTAGGACAATTTTCTCGCAACTATGCAGGAGCTAATCGAGAAAATATCTGTATTGCTACTAAACTAGCCGCCTACCCCTGGAGATTAACTCGTCAGTCTATGATAGCCGCTTGTCAAGCTTCCGCTCAACGACTCGGTAAACCCGTCGATTTGGTGCAAATGCACTGGTCAACCGCCAATTATGCACCTTGGCAAGAAGGGGCACTTTTAAACGGTTTAGCAGATCTTTATACACAAGGACAAGTTAAAGGAGTAGGACTGTCTAATTATGGACCGAAGCGGCTCAAAAAAGTCTATCAAAAATTTGTTGAGCGTGGCGTTCCCATACTCACCCTACAAGTACAATACTCCTTACTCTCCACCTATCCGGTGACCGAATTAGGACTCAAGCAAGTCTGCGATGAACTGGGAATAACACTCATTGCTTATAGTCCTCTCGGGTTGGGACTCCTCACCGGCAAATATTGCGAAAAAGGACCTCTACCCAAAGGAATAAGAGGTTTACTCTTTAAGAGGTTATTGCCGGGCATTCGTCCTCTACTACAATGCTTGCAAGCAGTAGCGCAATATCGAGGTAAAACTCTCTCCCAAGTTGCCCTCAATTGGTGTATCTGTAAAGGAACTATACCCATACCCGGTGCAAAAAGCCTCACACAGGCCCAAGATAATCTCGGTGCTTTAGGGTGGCGACTCAGTGATGGGGAAATGACAGAACTTGATCGCACTGCTGCTAATCTAGATAGAAAAATGGTACAAAATATTTTTCAAACCCGTTAA
- a CDS encoding type III secretion system chaperone, whose protein sequence is MTPEEITTILIDKFGEPLVEHPSEDTWQVDTPEFRLLVIITSDYSGIRLLLPICPASQAQPYLEQLLEANFSSSQLAYYGLHQEVLWGVFSHPLASLTAQDFKNALSELIRLNEEGLSQGFNLFIEKQIRLIVRAAKQQGQSLQATLQSLNRLYAEGMLGGLSQAPQEREQFLAAWKYQLERLWDEES, encoded by the coding sequence ATGACTCCAGAAGAGATTACGACAATTCTCATTGATAAGTTTGGTGAGCCGCTTGTGGAACATCCCAGCGAGGATACTTGGCAAGTGGATACCCCTGAATTTCGCCTTTTAGTAATTATCACCTCGGATTACTCAGGAATACGGCTACTCCTTCCTATTTGTCCGGCTTCTCAAGCTCAACCTTATCTTGAGCAATTGTTAGAGGCCAATTTTTCTTCCTCTCAATTGGCTTATTATGGATTGCATCAAGAAGTGCTTTGGGGCGTTTTTTCCCATCCCTTAGCCTCTTTAACTGCCCAAGATTTTAAAAATGCGCTCTCTGAATTAATTCGGTTAAATGAAGAAGGTCTTTCCCAAGGGTTTAATCTATTTATTGAAAAGCAAATTCGTTTGATTGTTAGGGCCGCTAAACAGCAAGGACAAAGTTTACAGGCGACTTTACAGAGTTTAAATCGTCTTTATGCAGAAGGAATGCTAGGAGGGTTATCTCAAGCACCTCAAGAACGGGAGCAATTTTTAGCCGCTTGGAAATATCAGTTAGAGCGGCTTTGGGATGAGGAAAGTTAG
- the thiL gene encoding thiamine-phosphate kinase: protein MGKQVKDVGEQGLLNIVKSFCPAEIIGDDAAVLGVAEGHSLVITTDVLVDGVHFSDVTTSSEDVGWRAVAANLSDLAAMGATPLGITVGLALPAEVQVNWVRGLYQGMRDCLQQYQTVILGGDVCRSSVVTVSITALGQVLPQRVIRRGAAQKGDAIVVTGYHGCSRAGLELLLHPEKGEHLPIDAVKRLIQAHQRPLPRLDVLELLWEFSGPTPVAGMDSSDGLADAIVQICRFSGVGARLASEKIPLSPDLKLLGSFEEMLEWVLYGGEDFELVLCLPYELALPLVKQLGKGAAIIGEIIEEKKIELVDSRGVYPTRLLSLSEGFQHF, encoded by the coding sequence TTGGGTAAGCAAGTTAAAGATGTTGGAGAACAGGGACTTTTAAATATTGTTAAAAGTTTTTGTCCGGCGGAAATTATTGGGGATGATGCGGCAGTCTTGGGGGTTGCTGAGGGTCATTCTTTGGTAATAACCACTGATGTGTTGGTGGATGGTGTCCATTTTAGTGATGTCACCACTTCTAGTGAGGATGTGGGATGGCGTGCTGTGGCCGCTAATTTATCAGATTTAGCCGCTATGGGGGCAACTCCTTTGGGTATTACAGTGGGGTTGGCTTTACCGGCAGAAGTACAAGTGAACTGGGTTCGGGGGTTGTATCAGGGAATGAGAGACTGTTTACAGCAGTATCAAACGGTGATTCTTGGGGGTGATGTCTGTCGTTCTTCTGTGGTTACGGTGAGTATTACGGCTTTAGGACAAGTGTTACCGCAACGGGTGATCCGTCGTGGTGCGGCTCAAAAAGGCGATGCCATCGTGGTTACGGGTTATCATGGTTGCTCCCGAGCCGGGTTAGAATTATTGCTACATCCGGAAAAAGGAGAACATTTACCGATAGACGCGGTTAAAAGGTTGATTCAAGCTCATCAGCGCCCGTTACCCCGCTTAGATGTTCTCGAGTTATTATGGGAATTTAGCGGTCCTACTCCGGTGGCGGGGATGGATAGTAGTGATGGGTTAGCTGATGCTATAGTACAGATTTGTCGTTTTAGCGGCGTTGGGGCACGTTTAGCCTCTGAGAAAATTCCTCTCTCGCCAGATTTGAAACTTTTGGGTTCTTTTGAGGAGATGTTAGAGTGGGTGTTGTATGGCGGGGAGGATTTTGAGTTGGTGTTATGTCTTCCTTATGAGTTAGCTTTGCCTTTGGTTAAACAGTTGGGCAAAGGTGCGGCGATTATCGGAGAGATTATTGAGGAGAAAAAAATTGAGTTGGTTGATTCCCGAGGAGTTTACCCCACTCGTTTGTTGAGTTTATCTGAAGGATTTCAACATTTTTAA
- a CDS encoding TOBE domain-containing protein: protein MPRKQQGWITFQSSTAEREILEQYCQQVQRSKTEVLRDFLRSLGQMLAFYDKEDAALSLDVRELVRQKLENQIMKVSARNALKGTVKKVIEGSVNAEVVIEIAPGVEVTSIITIDSVKSLGLKEGQEAYAVIKSSDVMVAVA from the coding sequence ATGCCAAGGAAACAGCAAGGTTGGATTACATTTCAGTCATCAACGGCAGAACGGGAAATTCTAGAGCAATACTGCCAGCAAGTTCAGCGTTCAAAAACGGAGGTGCTTAGAGACTTTTTGCGGAGTCTAGGACAAATGTTGGCTTTCTATGACAAGGAGGATGCAGCATTGTCACTAGATGTTAGAGAATTAGTAAGGCAAAAATTGGAGAATCAAATCATGAAAGTTAGTGCCCGCAACGCGCTTAAAGGAACTGTTAAAAAAGTTATCGAGGGTTCAGTCAATGCAGAAGTTGTCATTGAAATAGCCCCAGGCGTTGAAGTCACTTCGATTATTACCATTGATTCTGTTAAGAGTCTAGGATTAAAAGAAGGTCAAGAAGCTTATGCGGTCATTAAGTCTAGTGATGTAATGGTAGCTGTAGCCTAG